gcgacacgtggcacaaacgaacacgtggccaaataacattgtgacacgtggcacaaccatccacgttagcatgccacgtgtcattggtcaccacatcatcatatcattacacgtggccaaataatgAAGTGACACGTGTCCCTTATAgtccacgtcatcatgccatgtcatcacgtcattaatgaaaaataggttagagactaatatggtgcatttttttcaatctcagggacgtaattggtgcaattgaaaTCTCAGGGACGATTTTAGTGCTTGACGCCAATGTCaggtataattttttatttaaaaattaaacaaaaaatatatatagtaattattattataaatattttataatttaaaaatattaaaaaataattagtatttgtcttaaCCAATTTAAATTGGTTGAATAGTCATTTTATTTGTCTGCTTAAGTAAGTATTTGAAGTTCGAATCTCGCATTATGTGTATAACAATATATTAGTTAGCGACAAacccttaataaatagagtaTTAATATGTTGTAGATTAGTTTTTGGCCTGTCGAGTTAAAAAATTCGTAGAAAAAAATGTAGTTGTCTTCAAAATAGATTAATTTCTTATTAGTagtaaggtttaattactctattggtccctatagtttcgcaaaattttcaattagctATGTCTTTAtagtttttttccttttaattgagttcttgtaccaaattttatttttgattgagtctctatacttttttttccttttatttgggtctttgcaccatttttttttaattggatcacTATACAATTAAACAAATTACTGTTAAGAATGacctatttgaaaaaaaaaattggtgcagagacccaattaaaaggaaaaaaagtataggaacctaattaaaaatttcgcaaaactatagggaccaatagagtaattaaaccaattaTTATTTATGTACTAATATAATATCTATTATCGATTATtaagtttataattaatttttaacttaatttttggtaattaaaatttaaacaattgaAATCATTAAATGTTGAGTATTTTGCacttaatcaattttatttttgttattgaaattaaaaaaggatAAGTTGCTGAACGTAATAATTAATTCATTAAGGAGAAAAGATAATATATAattgtatattatttttaaatggaAGGCCCTCTCAGTTGTCATATACCAGTTTTGATTTTCTTGTGATCATCCTTATTGCTAGTGTTCCTTAGTTCATTACGTGGAGCTATTCCAGTCACTCAATAAATTCTCATACAATTAAAGTCTAGGTTATATCATTATATATCcttgttataacaatattaatagaagATAAATGGATAAACACTAAATAAGTCATATTTTTCATCATGTTATTACAAAATTtattagattgattaatatttCTTGGTAACATGGTGTACTGAAACACCATCGTTTAGTATTAGTTAATATGAAGAGAAACCAATAACAACtcttgttattcaatatataaattattctattgaaaaataaattagtattttttaaaCTGATAAATATATTTCTTTCTAATTTCTTACACCATTTTGTTTGACAATGTTTATCTTTAAAGAATAACAAATGACCACACTATCCTACAATTTGATATACAAAGTAATTTCTTATCTTGAAATTAATTCTGGTTAGcgagataaaatttaaattatttttttatttttgtactcaaatttaaatttaaattcagaATTGATTAACAACATATCATTTTctaattttaataacaaaaataaaattaattaggtgcaaaatatttaacatttaataatttcaatcatttaaattttaGTTATCAAAAATTGTGTTAAAAATTAATCATAAACGTAATAATTGATAATAGATATTATATTAGTACATAAATAataataggtttaattactctattggtctctATAAtgtcgcaaaattttcaattaggtccctatacttttttccttttaattgagttcttgtaccaAATTTTCCCTATCTTTTTATTTGAGTCCCTGTACCAAATTTTTTTAGTTAggtccctatacaattaagccaattactattaaAAAGGagctaattgaaaaaaaattggtgtagagacacaattaaaaaaaatatagagacctaattgaaaattttgtgaaactatagagaccaacagagtaattaaactNNNNNNNNNNNNNNNNNNNNNNNNNNNNNNNNNNNNNNNNNNNNNNNNNNNNNNNNatatattcaatttttatatatactaagtgttataatattaaatattatagTATTTGTTATAACAATGACTCAAACTATTAATCCAAGATATATTTGGGCTTAACAAGATTTTAATGTAAGTAAGATCAACCCAAGTCCATTGTTAGGTCCCAAATTCGATTTAGATTTATTACTTTAAAGGACCAACGCAGATAAAATCTACGTATTTCCTCTCAAATTGgttcaaattaaattttcattGCTAGTTAAGTATCATAATTGATACTCAGGAAAGCATAGCAAACCCTCTTCCCGCTCCTCACTCCCCCGTTAAAAAAATGCAATCATCCTTTCTCTATCTTTGCAAATCCTTTATTTAATTATCTTCTTAAAAAATACACCAATACAgataaaataagagagagagaggagttaGGATAATATTGGGGAAATGAAATGAGAGAGAAAAGACAACGTTCgattttggattttgattttcGGGAGAAAAAGGAAAACCTAAAGACAGAAGAAAGAAGGACCCATTTGAAACGGGTTCAGAGGTTTTTGTTGCGTGTTTTTGGCAGTTGGGGGTGCTTTCACAAATTTCAGCTTCCTTCACTATTCTCTGCCAGTTCCGatgataatttatatatatttatactaaTTAACTAAATCAATTCCTAATTTTAATCTCTAATAAATTTAATCATTACATGAGTCCCTAACATCTGATTTTACTAAAAAAATTGTGTTGAAGTCAGATTTTTTGCATTAGAAATTAACATAGTTGTCTATATAAAAAGCTGACATTTTTAGCATTTagatttactcttttttttttttctttatctttgcacTTCAAAAGAGTCTACTCCTATGTTGTGAAGTTTGGAGTTTTCcactaattttttttcatatttttagcTAATAAAAAAACGTTACCATGTATGAAGGACACGCCACCATACTTAGCAACGTAATAAAAGACAAATAAGACACGCTAGTAGTATACCTCTGTTTcagtgttttttgttttttggccATTTTTTTGCGTTCCCTTCCTTTCTTAATCAAATCACAATTTCCAAGGTCCATCGCTTACTTCATTGAAATTAAAAACCTTACCTTCAAAGTTCAAACTTCTTGcggtcttcttctcttttctattctTCAGCGGCAAGCAATTCCTTTCGTTTCCAAAAATGAGTGTCAAAAGCTGGGGAATAGTAGCTTTGCACACGATTatgctttttctgttattttctgTCCTTTTTCCACTCACTTTCTCAGCAGTCAGTCAACCCCAAAACCACAAGAATCGAAATCCCAAAACTTCTGATGCTTCTTCAGCTGTTTTCCAGGTTGAAGGGAATGTCTACCCTCTTGGGTATGTCTCCTATTATTTCTTGGATTCCTTTTTAATGTCCCCAAGCTTTCATCCTTATCTTCAAggaaaataaaactttttttttattgttgattcTTCTCCAAATTATATTTCAGCAtgatatttttctttaaatttgttGTGGGTTTGGTTTTTTGGATAGTTTTTCCTGTTTCTGTCTTTTGATGGGAGCTATGCTCATTGTTTTGAAACATTATTCAATCCCATGCGTTCTGAAATAAGTGTCTTATTTTGCTTAGGAAATTTCAGATTGATTCGTCAATATATCTGTTGACTTTCTAAAGTGAACTTTTTTCAATATCAGGTTTAAATTATACTACTtagcaaattttttttaatgttccTCTTTTTACAGGCATTATACAGTGTCCCTAAGCATTGGCAATCCCCCCAAACTATACGATTTTGACATTGACTCTGGTAGTGATCTAACTTGGGTTCAGTGTGATGCACCATGTCAAGGTTGCACCAAGGTAAACATAGGTCCCATTATGAAATATTAATAGCAACCGTTTAGTCATTCCAAGCTTTTCATCTGGTATCTATCTTGTCTTTCGGCCTTTTGTAGCCACCAGATCAATTATATAAGCCCAAAAACAACCTTGTGCAATGTGGTGAAGAGTTGTGTGCTGGAATTCACTTATCAAATGAGTATCAATGTGCTGCCCCGTCAGACCAATGCGACTATGAGGTTGAGTATGCTGACCAAGGGTCTTCGCTGGGTGTGTTAGTCCGAGATCAGATTACCTTGCTGTACACCAATGGCTCTGTGGTACGCCCAAGGATAGGCTTTGGGTGAGTGTTTTCTTTCTATCCTTATGTGTGATATTGGTTGCACAATCATTATGGTAGATAGGGATACAAAGATAGACAATTTAGAAGGACAGAAAATGAGAGAAATTTGTGTCTTGAGAGTCTTAATGCGTTATTTTGTGTTACCTGCAACACCAAATACGTTTTCGTGTCCTTTCCTAACTACCAAATATAGATTTAGTATTTGAGTTCGTGTTGATTCAGCTACAAAAGTACTCTACTATCATTGGTTTTACCACTTTGATCATTGTCAATTATGAAATGATAGCAATATCAAATAAGAGTACTATTGGTGAATGATACTGCAGCAGAATTGTTATTTGCCTTCCTGAATTTATTtagagtttctttttcttttgtttgggtAGGTGTGGATATCATCAGAAGTATTTTGGTCTCAACTCTCCGCCATCCACAGCAGGAGTCCTTGGCCTTGGCAGGGGCATTGTAAGCTTTTTGTCCCAACTTCATGCTCTCGGTTTGATTCGAGAT
The DNA window shown above is from Arachis ipaensis cultivar K30076 chromosome B08, Araip1.1, whole genome shotgun sequence and carries:
- the LOC107613910 gene encoding aspartic proteinase Asp1 isoform X2, with the protein product MSVKSWGIVALHTIMLFLLFSVLFPLTFSAVSQPQNHKNRNPKTSDASSAVFQVEGNVYPLGHYTVSLSIGNPPKLYDFDIDSGSDLTWVQCDAPCQGCTKPPDQLYKPKNNLVQCGEELCAGIHLSNEYQCAAPSDQCDYEVEYADQGSSLGVLVRDQITLLYTNGSVVRPRIGFGCGYHQKYFGLNSPPSTAGVLGLGRGIVSFLSQLHALGLIRDVVGHCLSVKGGGFLFFGDDLIPSSGVVWIPMFPSSLEKHYSAGPAKLLFDGKLTSIKDLELIFDSGSSYTYLNSEAYQAIVDLISNDLKRQKLERAIDDDSLPICWKGAKPFKSLSEKHGNVCLGILDGTEVGLEKLNIIGDISLQDKIVIYDNENKKIGWMSANCDKLSVDREVEEGFPRRYATDSGIFSDRCPAIYGTTEK
- the LOC107613910 gene encoding aspartyl protease APCB1 isoform X3 — translated: MSVKSWGIVALHTIMLFLLFSVLFPLTFSAVSQPQNHKNRNPKTSDASSAVFQVEGNVYPLGHYTVSLSIGNPPKLYDFDIDSGSDLTWVQCDAPCQGCTKPPDQLYKPKNNLVQCGEELCAGIHLSNEYQCAAPSDQCDYEVEYADQGSSLGVLVRDQITLLYTNGSVVRPRIGFGCGYHQKYFGLNSPPSTAGVLGLGRGIVSFLSQLHALGLIRDVVGHCLSVKGGGFLFFGDDLIPSSGVVWIPMFPSSLEKHYSAGPAKLLFDGKLTSIKDLELIFDSGSSYTYLNSEAYQAIVDLKHGNVCLGILDGTEVGLEKLNIIGDISLQDKIVIYDNENKKIGWMSANCDKLSVDREVEEGFPRRYATDSGIFSDRCPAIYGTTEK